One genomic segment of Mastomys coucha isolate ucsf_1 unplaced genomic scaffold, UCSF_Mcou_1 pScaffold22, whole genome shotgun sequence includes these proteins:
- the LOC116069966 gene encoding PRAME family member 12-like, which translates to MMSFKDIPTLQQLARRSLLKNEALTISGMQDLPIHLFPPLFKDAFTSKKTNILRQMVASWPFQCLPVGALMETPHLETLKAVLDGLDLLMALKDRPMRWKLQVVDLGDALHNFWNGQPGLQHVVWSPHDFGKNQPVENHPILGGKQTVTILMNLSLMSCRPSKYLKYFYRWAKQRKNTIQVICQKLEFRAIPAYDPLVVLKVFDPGSIQELEITTYWDIYTLALLAPGLGQMKNLQKLLFMEINIPLDRPRDREKEASCFREIFRQFSKLQKLQHLYLNNVYYLYEHLDQALRYLESPLETLAITHCMLSESDMKYLSQCPSIHQLKHLDLSGVTFIHLSEQFLGILLERLKATLQILKLKGYIFMDSKISTLLPALSQCSQLTEVNFVKNFFSMDSLKKLLQHTANLTQLTLEKYPAPDEVYDDLGDVIPDRFVQLCSELIDTLKGIRQPKQVYFVSKRCLHCQKFCIYSFVENI; encoded by the exons ATGATGAGTTTCAAGGACATACCAACACTCCAGCAGCTGGCAAGAAGAAGCCTGCTGAAAAATGAAGCCTTGACCATCTCTGGTATGCAGGACCTGCCCATACATCTCTTCCCACCACTCTTCAAGGATGCATTTACCAGCAAAAAAACTAACATCCTGAGGCAGATGGTAGCATCATGGCCCTTCCAATGCCTTCCTGTGGGAGCCCTGATGGAGACTCCTCACCTGGAGACCCTGAAAGCTGTGCTAGATGGTCTTGATTTGCTGATGGCACTAAAGGATCGACCTAT GAGGTGGAAACTACAAGTGGTCGATTTGGGAGATGCACTCCACAACTTCTGGAATGGTCAGCCTGGATTGCAGCATGTAGTCTGGTCTCCACATGACTTTGGCAAGAACCAACCGGTGGAAAATCATCCCATCCTAGGGGGGAAACAGACCGTAACTATATTGATGAACCTTTCCCTCATGTCCTGCCGTCCCTCCaaatacctaaaatatttttatcgGTGGGCCAAGCAGAGAAAAAATACTATACAGGTGATCTGTCAGAAGTTGGAGTTTAGGGCCATTCCTGCCTATGACCCACTGGTTGTGTTGAAGGTTTTTGATCCAGGCTCAATCCAGGAATTAGAAATAACCACATACTGGGACATATATACCCTTGCATTGCTAGCCCCTGGCCTGGGCCAGATGAAAAACCTCCAGAAACTCCTTTTCATGGAAATCAACATACCTTTGGATAGGCCTCGGGACCGAGAGAAGGAAGCCTCGTGTTTTAGAGAAATCTTTCGCCAGTTCTCCAAATTGCAGAAGCTCCAGCATCTCTATTTGAATAATGTCTACTACCTGTATGAACATCTGGACCAAGCGCTCAG GTACTTGGAGAGTCCATTAGAGACCCTTGCTATCACTCATTGCATGCTGTCAGAATCAGATATGAAATATCTGTCCCAGTGTCCAAGTATCCATCAGCTCAAACACCTGGACCTGAGTGGTGTCACCTTCATACATTTAAGTGAGCAATTTCTAGGAATACTGCTAGAAAGACTGAAAGCTACTTTGCAGATACTCAAATTGAAGGGCTATATATTCATGGACTCAAAAATCAGTACCCTCCTGCCTGCGCTGAGCCAGTGTTCCCAGCTCACTGAAGTCAATTTTGTGAAGAATTTCTTCTCCATGGACAGCTTGAAGAAGCTGTTGCAGCATACTGCCAACCTCACACAGCTGACCCTGGAGAAGTACCCTGCCCCTGATGAGGTCTATGATGACCTTGGTGATGTTATTCCAGACAGATTTGTACAGCTTTGTTCAGAGCTTATAGACACACTCAAGGGTATAAGGCAGCCAAAGCAGGTCTACTTTGTGAGTAAGAGATGTTTACATTGTCAGAAATTCTGCATCTacagttttgttgagaatataTAA